The region AATTAAAAGAAACTAAAGTAACCCAACCAGCTGTATTTTTACATTCTGTAATTTTAGCTAAAACATTAGATGTTAAACCTGATATGGTTGCAGGACATTCTTTGGGTGAATTTTCGGCATTAGTAGTAAATGGAGCTTTATCTTTTGAAGATGGATTAAAGTTGGTTTCACAACGTGCTTTAGCAATGCAAAAAGCATGTGAAATTACTCCATCTACCATGGCGGCGGTTTTAAACTTAGACGACAAAACAGTTGAAGATATTTGTGCTTCTATTGACGGAGTGGTTGTTGCAGCTAACTATAATTGCCCTGGACAATTAGTGATTTCAGGAGAATTAAAAGCCGTGGAAGAAGCTTGTGAAAAAATGAAAGAAGCAGGTGCTAAACGTGCTTTAATTTTACCTGTTGGTGGTGCATTCCACTCACCAATGATGGAACCAGCTAGAGAAGAATTAGCTGCGGCAATTGAAGCAACTACTTTTGCTACACCTAGCTGTCCTGTTTATCAAAATGTAACTGCCAATGCTGTTTCAGATCCCGATGAAATTAAAAAGAATTTAATTGCTCAATTAACGGGTGCCGTAAAATGGACACAATCGGTAAACCAAATGATTGCTGATGGCGCAACTAGTTTTACTGAAGTTGGACCCGGAAAAGTTTTGGTTGGTTTAGTAAACAAAATCAACAAAGAAGTTGAAACGATTTCTGCATAAACAATAACTTTAAAAATTTTAAGGTACAAAGTGATACATTTTGTACCTTTTTTTATATTTGTTTTATAACCAATTTTTTTAAAATGAAAAAAATAGTATTCACAACACTCACCTTTACTTTATTACTATCTTGTAAAGAAGAAACTAGAGAAAAAGTTAAAGAAGCAGGAAAAGCGGTTGGC is a window of Flavobacterium indicum GPTSA100-9 = DSM 17447 DNA encoding:
- the fabD gene encoding ACP S-malonyltransferase — protein: MKAYVFPGQGAQFTGMGKDLYESSPLAKELFEKANSILGFRITDIMFEGTAEELKETKVTQPAVFLHSVILAKTLDVKPDMVAGHSLGEFSALVVNGALSFEDGLKLVSQRALAMQKACEITPSTMAAVLNLDDKTVEDICASIDGVVVAANYNCPGQLVISGELKAVEEACEKMKEAGAKRALILPVGGAFHSPMMEPAREELAAAIEATTFATPSCPVYQNVTANAVSDPDEIKKNLIAQLTGAVKWTQSVNQMIADGATSFTEVGPGKVLVGLVNKINKEVETISA